A region of the Dyadobacter sp. CECT 9275 genome:
GCCAGACCGACAATGTTTAACAAAGTGAATAACCTGGAACTTTTCAGGTTTCGGATAGCTATTTTGAGATGATTCACAAGCGTACCAATTTTGTTTTATAAAATGACAGTCGGATCATGGGAAAAGCAGCATGAAAAAAGAAGGAAAGGCATCCCTTTCCTTCATCCGCTTCAATATCAATTCCTGGTTTTATTGTATCGTTTTAATAGGCACTCCTATCTGCCTTTCAAAATCGCGGATAATTCTTAACCGCTCATCTTCTGATTTTCCGCTCGCATCCAGCGTCTTCTCATAGGAAAACTCCTCGTCGTTTTTGTTAAACCGGTAGCGCATATACATCTGTCCGTTATCCGGATTGTATTTGATCTGTTTCGTATAAGGCCTGTCTCCGCCTACGGCATAAGACTGAGCAAACTGATCGGTGGCAGACACCACCGGTTCTTGCCCCCCGGAAATAGAAACCGTGGTTCCGGTGGGTGGCACCGGGGGAACGGGACGAACGGGAGCTTCCACCTTAGCCATACCCAGAGAGTCAAGTATCCTCTCCCGGAGTTCCATACGTTCTCCTTTGCTCATACCGTCCACATCAAAAGTTTGCTGATAATCAATACGTTTTCCGTTTAACGTACCTTTTATACTGATTCTGAGTGTAGTACCGTTATCATCAATACTTCTGCTCAGTTCTATCTTGTCCTGAGCAATGGCCAGCGAAGTAACACCGGCAAACAGAATGGTCAAAAATTTCTTCATGGCTTAAATCACATTTATTGAAACGTTGCGCCCTCCGTCAGCCGCAGGCTGGCCGGCAATCAGATATGTATGTTTTCCGTTACGATCTTGCCGTCAAAAAGATTGACGATCCTATGTGCAAACCCGGCGTCATACGGGGAGTGGGTCACCATCAGAATGGTAGTACCGGCATCGTTCAGCTGACGCAGGAGGTTCATTACTTCCTCCCCGTTTTTGGAGTCCAGGTTACCCGTAGGCTCATCGGCCAGTATCGTTTTCGGATTGGCCACCACCGCACGTGCAATGGCCGTACGCTGCTGCTGCCCACCCGACAGCTGCTGAGGAAAGTGATTCCGCCGGTGCATCATATTCATCCTGGTAAGTGCGGCTTCAACCTTTTCCTTTCTTTCGGATGGTGGTGTTTTGAGGTACAACAGAGGAAGCTCAACATTCTCGTAAACAGTAAGTTCATCGATAAGATTAAAGCTCTGAAACACAAAACCAATGTTTCCTTTGCGGATCTGAGCCCGCTGGCGCTCCGACATTTTAGCTACCTCCGTACCGTAAAACTCATAGGATCCCTCACTGGGATTATCCAGCAGTCCAAGAATATTCAGCAGCGTGGATTTACCACAACCGGAAGGGCCCATGATGGCAACAAACTCACCATCTTTGATGTCCATATCAATACCGTTCAAAGCGGTAGTCTCTACTTCCTCCGTAGAGAAAATTTTATGCAGGTTGGTAATTTTGATCATTTTAAAAAATTTTGGGAGGAAAGGGAGGAAGAAGGAAAGGGAGAATAAATATCCATATATTACCCTTCATTTTCCACCAAATCATCATGTTAATATGTCTAAAGTTGAACGATTTGAAGATTTAAAAGTCTGGCAAAAGGGTCTCTCACTCGCTATTGACACGTATAAAATTTTGGCCGACTGTCGTGATTTTGCTCTCAAAGACCAAATGTGTAGAGCCTCTGTTTCTGTACCTTCTAACATTGCTGAGGGTTTTGAACGTCATTCGAATAAAGATTTTATACGTTTTTTAAGAATTGCAAAAGGATCATCCGCTGAATTAAGAACTCAGATTCACATAGCCATTGGGATTAAACTTATTGATGACGAACAAGGCAAGGAGCTTATTACGAATAGCCGGATTATATCAGCAATGCTTCAAAATTTAATCAAAACCAGGGAAACAAAGTTTTGAATTATAATTCATTAGCAGAGGAAGTTATCAACGTTTTCCTTCCTCCCTTTACTTCTTCATCCCTGTATTCAGAATTCCAGCACCTCGTTATCCCCGAAGTTCTCGTATGAACTGGTGATGACTTTCTCCCCTGCCTGCAAACCATCCAGTACCTCGAAGAATTCAGGATTTTTACGTCCAAGCGTGATGTTACGTTTTGAAGCACGTTTGCCATCTTCACTCACCACATATACCCAGTTTCCGCCAGATTCAGAGAAAAATCCACCCACAGGAAGTAACACAGCCGTGGAAGGCTGCCCCAGCTGCACACGTATCGGTGCGGACTGCCCTCTTTTGATCAGATCAGGCGCTTTTGTAAACTCCATGTCTACCTCAAAACGGCCGCTTTTTACCTCAGGATAAATTTTGATAATTTTCAGACCGTATTCTTTGCCGTTAAAATCCATGGAACCGGTAAGTCCGACAAAGATCCTTGAAATATAGTGTTCGTCGATACTCACACGCATTTTGAACCCGTTCAGATCATCAATCTGTCCGATATTCTGTCCCTGGCTGATGTTGGAACCCACCTCAACGTTCATAGATGAAAGTAACCCAGAAACCGGTGCTTTAACAACCAGGTTATCCAATGTTTGCTTCCATAGATTAACATTTTTCTGCGTGCTGGCCAGGGTACCCTCCAGCTGGGCAATCTGCATACGGGCATTTTCCTCCTGGTATTTCTGCGACTCTATTTCAATTTCCCGCTGTTTGGTCAGCCGCTCGTATTCCCTTTTTGTTTTCAGGAAATCTGCGTCGGGAATCACCTTATCCTTGTATAACTTGGTGTTACGTTCGTGCGCATCTTTGGCCTGGTCCAGTTGAAAGTCAAGCTCACTTAATGTTTTTTGCAGTGTGAAACGTGCCACTTTAAGGCTTTGCCGCGTATTTTGCAAGTCGTTCACCAAACGGCTTGCCTCCGTTTCAGACTGTAGGAAGCTAAGTTTCAGATTCTGGTTTTCAAGTTTCAGGAGTACATCTCCCTGTTTCACCATATTACCACCCTCAATGAGTTTTTCGGTAACATATCCGCCGACGATCGCATCAAGCTGTATGGTTTTCAAAGGCTGAACCACACCGGTAACGACAATAAACTCATCAAATTTCCCTTTGCTCACCGTCGACACAGTCAATTTATCCTGCTCAACGTTCAGTTTGCTCCGTTTATCCGCAAAGAAAAATTGGTACACGATAAAACCAACCAGCAAAGTGCTGCCTGCAATGATGCTGATGCGCTGCGTATTCCAGAATTTCTTCTTTTTAATTTTGTCCATCGATGAGCCTCCGGTAAATCCATTGGTTGCCGTCGGCGAGTTAGGTGTTTTGACTTCCATTATATTAAAACAGTAATTGATACCTGATTCATTTTCATATCTGTATCAAATCACTGTGCCAATTACGGCACACAACCACAAACTACTGATAATCAGATCAGAATAACACTGACTCATGAGGCCGGATGTTCATTATCGGACATTTCTGTACGGGGGTGAACAATGTGTAAACGACCGGGTTTTGATAAAGTATTCACGGCTAGGATTTTAATATCCGGGTATGTTTTTTATCTCTTTTCCTTTGCCCTGATACTACCAGACCGATACGCCCCTGTGTAAATACAGTATCTCGCGATTTATTTTAGAAAAGTATTAATTCCTGACTAATATTACTATTAAGTTTAAAATCCAGATTTGAAATGCAACTTTCCGAAGCCAAAATCCTTATTATCGACGACGACGTAGACGTACTCAGTGCGGCAAAACTTTTGCTGAAACGACATGCTAAGGCGGTCGACATTGAGAAAAACCCTCAAAAATTACCATTTCTCGTCACCAACGCCGATTATAATCTGATCCTGCTCGATATGAATTTTACCCGCGACGTGAACAGCGGCCGGGAAGGATTTCATTGGCTCGACCGCATCCTGGATATCAATCCTTCTGCAAAAGTGATCATGATTACTGCTTACGGAGACATTGAGATGGCGATCAGAGCCATCAAGGCCGGAGCCATTGACTTCGTTTTAAAACCCTGGGAAAATGACAAACTGGTAGCTACCATCCAAACCGCATTGGAAGCGAACCCTGCTCCCGCCGCCATCCAACCTGCCCCGGGAAACACTTCTGAAAAAGGAAAGGAAGATAAAAAAGGAAAAACTCAGACTGATACCATTGTTGCTTCCAGCGCAGCCATGCAACAGGTATTGAACACTTCTGAACGTGTGGCCACTACAGATGCAAACGTCCTGATCCTGGGCGAAAACGGTACCGGAAAAACGCAGCTGGCCCGCCATATACACCAGCATTCCAAACGTTCGGACAAGCCTTTTGTAACGGTGGATCTGGGTTCCATAAGCGAGTCGCTGTTTGAAAGTGAGTTGTTCGGCCATGTGAAGGGAGCTTTTACAGATGCCAAAGAAGACCGCGCCGGTCGATTTGAAGAGGCAAAGGGTGGTACTATTTTCCTGGACGAAATAGGGAATCTTACCTTACCGCTTCAGGCAAAGTTACTGACCGTTATCCAGGAAAGAAAGGTTACCCGTGTGGGATCCAACAAACCCATCTCACTGGATGTAAGGCTATTATGCGCTACCAATATGAATATTGAAAAAATGGTAGCCGAAAAATCCTTCCGCCAGGATTTGCTTTACCGGATCAATACCATTGAGCTGGAACTGCCACCGCTCAGGGAAAGACCAGAGGACATATCAGCGCTGGCAGAATACTATCTGAAACTATTTTCTAAAAAATACAATCGGCCGGTATCCGATATCAGCAGTGCGCTCATCAAAAAAATGCAGCAGTATAACTGGCCTGGGAATATCCGCGAACTTCAGCATGCCATTGAAAGAGCCGTGATACTGTCCCAGGGGAAAACATTGCAGCCGGACGATCTTTTCCTGAAGACCACCGGCAACCAGCCCACAACCGCTACCGGCTTTGACCTGGAGGATATGGAAAAAACCATGATCGTAAAAGCGCTCAAACGCTTCAACGGGAACATCACCGACACCGCCAGGGAGCTCGGGCTCAGCCGCGCGGCTTTGTACAGAAGAATGGAAAAATACGGACTGTAAAGAGGAAGGGAGAAAAGGAGGAAAGGGAGGAGATGGGAAAAGAGAGGAGGTATGTGAAATGGGTTAAGTCATCGGGTTGGAATGTTTTTTTAAATGGAACATCCCTGCAACAAACACTCGAGCCATTTTAATAAAGCACCCTATGAAAAAATCCTTTGCCATATTATCGCTCTGGATATATCTGCATCCGGTTTTGGGCCAACAATCTTCCATCACTGCCGTTCCGCTCAAAGACGTAAGGACACTGCCCGGCTTCTGGCATCAGCGTGTAGAAACGGCCAGAAACGTTACCATTCCGCATGTTCTGAAAAAATGCCAGGAAACAGGCCGGTTTGATAATTTTGCAGTTGCAGGAGGCTTAAAAACGGGTACTTTCCAGGGAGCCCGGTTCGATGATTCCGATGTATTCAAAGTGGTGGAAGGGGCTTCCTATTCCCTGCAAAACCATTATGACGCCAAACTGGACCAATATCTCGATAGCCTGATCACGCTGTTTGCTGCGGCCCAGGAACCTGACGGCTATCTGTACACCATCCGTACCATTCACAAGGATACTACCGGTTCGTTCGACTGGATTGCAGGTCCCTACCGATACTCCTTCGAAAACGGCAGCCATGAACTCTACAATGTGGGGCATCTTTATGAAGCGGCCGTTGCCCATTATCAGGCGACCGGGAAAAAGAATCTGCTCAACATTGCCATCAAAAATGCAGACCATCTCGTGAGGACTTTTGGCCCTGCTCCCGGCCAACTGGTGGTGGTACCCGGACATGAAGAAACAGAACTTGCGCTGATCAAGCTATATGGCGTTACCAGCAAAAGGGAATATCTGGATCTGGCGAAATTTTTCGTGGATATGCGCGGGCGTTCAGACAAACGTCCGTTGTTTCTGGACGCTCATCAGCTCGGACCTGATTATTTTCAGGATCAGATCCCATTTGTACGTCAACGGAAAGCAGTAGGACATGCTGTGAGAGCACAATATCTCTACGCTGCCGTAGCCGATCTCATAAGGGTGGAAGATAACCCAGGCTATGGTATCGCGCTGGACAGTATCTGGCAGGATGCCACATTCCGCAAACAGTATATCACCGGTGGCGTGGGAGCCAGGGAAGACGGAGAAGCCTTTGACCAGCCTTATATATTACCCAATGACAACGCCTATGCAGAAACCTGCGCTGCAATAGCCAATGTGTTTTGGAATCACCGGATGTTTCTAATCACAGGCCAGGCAAAATACATGGATGTTTTCGAGCGGGTATTGTACAATGGCCTGCTGGGTGGGATGGGCATAAAGGGCGATAAATTCTTTTATGTCAACCCTATGTCGTCCAACGGCGTAAACGATTTTGGCAAAGGCTCCGCTGCGGTCCGTCACGACTGGTTTGGCACAGCCTGTTGTCCCACCAACATTTCCCGATTTATTCCCGCGTTGCCCGAATACATATATGCGCGAAATAAAAACCAGTTGCTGATCAATCTTTTTGCCGCCAGCGAGGTGAGGTTTAAAGCCGGTGACGTGGATGTAAAGTTATCCCAGGAAACAAATTATCCTTGGGATGGAGCGGTCAGAATTAACGTTTCTCCAGAAAAAACAACCCGCTTCCCTGTCGGTATCAGAATTCCAGGTTGGGCCAGCGGCACGGCTATTCCGGGAGATCTGTATGAATATCAGAATAAACAACCCGCCCATATCCGGCTTTCTGTTAACAAAAAAGCGGAGAAGGCCGTGGTACAAAATGGGTATATAACCCTGGACAGGAACTGGAAAAAAGGTGATATCATCGAAATCTCCCTGGATATGCCGGTAAGAACCGTCGTTTCCAACAGCAGGGTAAATGCCAATGCGGGCATGGTAGCCATCGAGCGCGGCCCGGTTTTGTATTGTGCTGAAGGCCATGATAACCAGGGAAAAGCCATGAATATCTCTGTTTCTAAAAGCCAGATTTTCAGCCCGGTTTTTCAACAGGATATGCTATCGGGAATTTCAGTTCTAAAATCAAGTGAAGGAAATCTGACCCTTATCCCCTATTACGCCTGGGCAAACCGCGGTGCAACCGAAATGACTGTCTGGTTTAAAGAGGAATAAACTCAATTACCAAGATTTTTCTTCACCTTGTCCAGATCTTTCAGCTCGCCGTCCACTATGAGATTGACATCACTGTTTTTAAATACATCATTTTCCGAAACCAGTCTGCTCTTGAAATAAAGGGTAAAAGGCAGGCTCTTTCCCTGGCCTATCAGCTGCCCTGCGGCCTTAAGCAAGTCTTTCATATTGATCTTAAGAGGAATTTCATAGATTTCACTGCTCTTCCCGGGTACTTTGGTACTGCCTGGCGAATTTCCATCTGCCAGTCGTTTCTGTTTTCCCAGATCCACCGCATAGGATGGATCCTTGAATTGCAATGTAAATGGATTCTGGTTTGTAAACTCAAGTTTTATGACGATTTCGGATTCGCTCAGACGGAACTTTTCCATATCATATCCCAGAATTTTCACCTTTGGAAGCCTGTACAGCGGCATCCTTTTATCAAACGCCAGCCGAATGGTATCCTTTCCCAAAAACGGTTTCCGAAGGTGGAACAATCCTTCAAAATGATAACTGGCACTATCCTCTCCCCTAGCTGCTTCTTTTTCCCCTTCATTGGAAAGTTTGCGAATGTTCAGCTGGCTCGGCAGGGTAATAATGGTACTGTCGTTGGATTTAATGAGCAAGGGCTCTTTATGCTCGCTTTCAACAATGGTCACACCGTTCATCTGAACAAAATATGTAAACTCCTTCACATCAAAACCCATGGGTAACGGATTGTGTATGAGCAGATCAAGAGAGAGGTCCACGGTAGTGGAAGTGATGTTGGTAATATGTCCGATTCCCATCTCAACTCTTGGTTTTAAACCAGAAACGGGATTACCTTTCTTCGATTTATAAAAATAAAATGCACCTCCGGCCACAAGAAGCACAAGCATAATGATTACAATATTCCGGGCAGTTCTGGTAAGGCGCATCACGGTGTCGGTTAAGTTAAATCACTGTCTGATTCAAAAACCATTCCCTGATCTATATACTAACAGCGATTGTGTGCGCATCAAATTCCCCCCGTTTTTCCGACGTATATGTGGACTAACATCTTCATTAAGCCGCCGTATATAGCCTGATCAGCAGGTTTTTCCAGGGGGTATGGATTTTGAACGAAGGCATCAGAAAAGAAAAGAGATGATCTCTTCCTTAACATTTTTCAAATTCATACATACAAATTGAACCAGATTATGAAAACGACCACAAGCAAAGCAACTAAAAAAGTAACGGAGGCTGACAGCGAAAAACTGACCGAACTATTTGTAGATGGCCTCAAGGATATTTACTGGGCTGAAAAACATCTGGCAAAAGCACTTCCTAAAATGGCCAAAGCCTCTACTTCCGAGGAATTAAAGACGGCATTTGAGATGCATACCAAAGAAACAGAAGAACATGCGAGCAGGCTGGAAGAAATTTTCGGGCTGATCGGCGAAAAGGCACAGGCTAAAAAATGTGCCGCCATGGAAGGTTTGCTGGAAGAAGCAACCGAAATAATAGACAGCACCGACAAGAATACCATGGTACGTGACTGCGGGCTGATCATGGCCGCTCAGAAGGTAGAACATTACGAAATTGCTTCTTACGGAACGCTGAGAAACATTGCCCGTACACTGGGCCATTCGGATGTGGCAGATATGCTTCAGGTTACTTTGGACCAGGAAGGCGATACCGACCACAAGCTCACGGAACTGGCGGAAGCATACGTAAATGAAGAAGCCAGCGCCGAGTAAACATTACCGAAGTACATAAAGAAGAAGCCCGGCCGGATAAATCCAGCCGGGCTTCCTTTTTTTAAGTACCGAACCGGCGGCTCAGGCAAGGTTAAGCTTGCCGTGGTTTCCGGTTTGCGGTGCACGACCGGTAATGGCGGCCTTTAACATAGAAAAGAATACGATCATTTTAGAGGACCCTGCATCCCAGTAGGCCGCCTCGTCCGTCACTACTTTAAGCATTACGAGGTCCGGATCGTTTTTCCCTTCCGGAAACCAAGCCGCGGCAAAAGGATTCCAGAGTTTTTCCTTTTTATCCTCATCTTCAACCTGATATGCGGTACCGGCCACACTGATGTAATTGTTTGCAGACGGATCGGAATATATCAAAGTCACATCCTGACTACCCATACCCTCTCCGATATCCGTATGCCGGCTGGTAAAAAACCAGACGTTGCCTTCGTCATCCACATCCAGTGAAGTCATAGGACGTGAAGTGATAATACCATCCTGTACGGTAGTGTACATACATATCCTGGCATCCTTTACCATTTCTTTCAGCTTTTTTATTCCTTCCATATCTTCCAGGTTCTTTTCCATAATTAAGTAAATGTTATGTTACAAAAATCAGCTTCATCAGAAGCTTAAAATAACCATTCCATTTTCTTAAAATTCCCCGGATTAATTCTCTGGACGGCAAAATCAGGCAGCACTACACCGGCCATTTTTCCAGCTTGTAGGCGCTGTCCCAGAACACATATTCGAGACGGGAAGCCGTTACATAGGCTTCCGTCATTTGTTTCCGGGTTATTTCAGAAGCCTGATCAGCCAGGCGATCACAGGTATTTAGCGCCTTTTGAACGGAATTTGCAAAAGATTCACCCGCATAGGTATTGATCCAGTTCTGGTAGGGATTAGGTTTCGTCTGGCGCTGATAAATATAGTCTCCTACTTTTTTATAGATCCAGAAACAGGGGAGCAATGCGGCCACCGCAACTTCGTACGACTCAAAAGTGCTGGTAGCCAGCAAGTAATGGGTATAGGCAAAACAACCCGGTGCCATACCCGCCTGATGATCAATATGATATTCCTTAAAATAGCTTTCGTGCAGCGCGCGTTCCACCAGAATGGCGTTCTGGGCAAACTGGAGGAAATCGAGCAACTCCTGACTGGTACCTGCGTGCGTGCCGGTAACGGCCAGCGCCTTGGAAAACTCTGCCAGATAAAGTGAATCCTGACGGATATAAAATTTAAACTTTTCCACCGGAAGTGTTCCTGCCATCAGTTCCTGATTAAAAGGATGAGCCTGTATTTTTGTGTAAACAGGCAGCGCCTCTGCCCAGAGATGATCCGTAAATTTCATTGGATGGTGTTCATTTTTTGTGGAGAAAAGGAATGATTGAGTGGTCCGGCCCCCTGTCCGGTCTGGATATCTTTCCCCGCTTCAATTGCTTCGGAAACATACCTTTTAGCCAGGAATACCGATTCCGCCAGGGATACCCCTAAGGCAGCATAACTGGCGATAGCAGAAGACAGTGTGCAACCGGTACCATGCACATTGGGACTATGTATATAATCCGTTTCCATAGTGATCGGCAGCTCTCCCTTCCGTGCAAGAATATCATACAGTTTTTCAGCCACCAGATGACCGCCCTTCAGCAAAACGGCCTGGCACCCGCGTGCCACCATTTCTTCGGCTGCCAGCTTCATTCCCTGAGTAGAAGAGATCATCCGTTTTACCAGTATCTGCGCTTCATCCAGGTTGGGTGTAATCAGATGCACCCGTGGGAACAGTACTTTCCACAGCGTTTCAATCGTTTCGTCCCGTATCAGCTTTGCTCCGCTGGTTGATACCATCACGGGGTCAAATACGACGAAAGGCGGCTGATACTTGTCTAGCGTCTCAGCAATGATTTCGGCAACTTTAATGGTATTCACCATTCCTATTTTGACGGCGTCAACGGTAATATCTTCAAAAACGGCCTCGAGCTGTAGTGCCAGAAATTCCGGCGGGATGGGGAGTATATCTTTCACTCCCTGTGTATTTTGCGCTGTGAGGGCCGTTATCGCAGACGCACCGTAGGCCCCCAGCGCTGTAATGGTTTTCAGGTCGGCCTGAATTCCGGCTCCGCCTCCGCTGTCGGATCCGGCAATTGTTAATACGGTCGGGTATCTTTTCATGGCATTTTTATGATCTGGAATGAATAGCTTTACCAAGTGCCTGAGCAGCAGAAAAAGGCGACTCCGCACTGCATATTGCCGAAATTACGGCAATCCCGTCCGCACCGTTTAAAATCGCTTCGTTCGTATTGTGAATGTTCAGCCCCCCGATCACCACCAGCGGATGTCGGCTGTTCCGTTTGGCCCATTGAAGGCCGTTTAACCCCCAGGGTGTTTCAGTGTCCGTTTTGGAAGGTGTAGCATACAAAGGGCTCACCGCCAGGTAACTGATGTGCCAATTTTCGGCCTCGGTTACGTCCTGCATTTTCTCAGCAGATAGCCCGATTATTTTTCCAGGAGGAAGCATTTGAACGAGTACCTCGTAAGGCATATCACTTTGCCCGACGTGCACACCGTCTGCATCAACTGCCAGGGCCACATCCACCCTGTCGTTAATGATCAGCGGAATCTGGTAAGGCGCCAGGATATCTTTCAGACGTTTCCCACGGTCGATAAAAGCACGTGTCCCTAACGTTTTTTCCCGTAACTGTACCATCGTAACGCCGCCGCGGGCTGCGTCTTCCACCACCTGATAAAAATCTCTTCCCCGACACGCCGCCTCGTCCGTAACAAGGTACAACCGGATGGCTTTTAATATATCCATAGCTTATATAGTAAGCCGGGAAAGTTCTGCCAACTGAGCCGGCTTAAGAGCTTCAAGGGCGTCCAGGAAGGCAATCTGAAAAGATCCGGGAAGGTCCGCTCTTTGTCCTGCAAGTTCACCGCTTACGCCCATGGTAGCAGCGGCGCACA
Encoded here:
- a CDS encoding ABC transporter ATP-binding protein, yielding MIKITNLHKIFSTEEVETTALNGIDMDIKDGEFVAIMGPSGCGKSTLLNILGLLDNPSEGSYEFYGTEVAKMSERQRAQIRKGNIGFVFQSFNLIDELTVYENVELPLLYLKTPPSERKEKVEAALTRMNMMHRRNHFPQQLSGGQQQRTAIARAVVANPKTILADEPTGNLDSKNGEEVMNLLRQLNDAGTTILMVTHSPYDAGFAHRIVNLFDGKIVTENIHI
- a CDS encoding four helix bundle protein, translated to MSKVERFEDLKVWQKGLSLAIDTYKILADCRDFALKDQMCRASVSVPSNIAEGFERHSNKDFIRFLRIAKGSSAELRTQIHIAIGIKLIDDEQGKELITNSRIISAMLQNLIKTRETKF
- a CDS encoding efflux RND transporter periplasmic adaptor subunit, giving the protein MDKIKKKKFWNTQRISIIAGSTLLVGFIVYQFFFADKRSKLNVEQDKLTVSTVSKGKFDEFIVVTGVVQPLKTIQLDAIVGGYVTEKLIEGGNMVKQGDVLLKLENQNLKLSFLQSETEASRLVNDLQNTRQSLKVARFTLQKTLSELDFQLDQAKDAHERNTKLYKDKVIPDADFLKTKREYERLTKQREIEIESQKYQEENARMQIAQLEGTLASTQKNVNLWKQTLDNLVVKAPVSGLLSSMNVEVGSNISQGQNIGQIDDLNGFKMRVSIDEHYISRIFVGLTGSMDFNGKEYGLKIIKIYPEVKSGRFEVDMEFTKAPDLIKRGQSAPIRVQLGQPSTAVLLPVGGFFSESGGNWVYVVSEDGKRASKRNITLGRKNPEFFEVLDGLQAGEKVITSSYENFGDNEVLEF
- a CDS encoding sigma-54-dependent transcriptional regulator, which encodes MQLSEAKILIIDDDVDVLSAAKLLLKRHAKAVDIEKNPQKLPFLVTNADYNLILLDMNFTRDVNSGREGFHWLDRILDINPSAKVIMITAYGDIEMAIRAIKAGAIDFVLKPWENDKLVATIQTALEANPAPAAIQPAPGNTSEKGKEDKKGKTQTDTIVASSAAMQQVLNTSERVATTDANVLILGENGTGKTQLARHIHQHSKRSDKPFVTVDLGSISESLFESELFGHVKGAFTDAKEDRAGRFEEAKGGTIFLDEIGNLTLPLQAKLLTVIQERKVTRVGSNKPISLDVRLLCATNMNIEKMVAEKSFRQDLLYRINTIELELPPLRERPEDISALAEYYLKLFSKKYNRPVSDISSALIKKMQQYNWPGNIRELQHAIERAVILSQGKTLQPDDLFLKTTGNQPTTATGFDLEDMEKTMIVKALKRFNGNITDTARELGLSRAALYRRMEKYGL
- a CDS encoding glycoside hydrolase family 127 protein, producing the protein MKKSFAILSLWIYLHPVLGQQSSITAVPLKDVRTLPGFWHQRVETARNVTIPHVLKKCQETGRFDNFAVAGGLKTGTFQGARFDDSDVFKVVEGASYSLQNHYDAKLDQYLDSLITLFAAAQEPDGYLYTIRTIHKDTTGSFDWIAGPYRYSFENGSHELYNVGHLYEAAVAHYQATGKKNLLNIAIKNADHLVRTFGPAPGQLVVVPGHEETELALIKLYGVTSKREYLDLAKFFVDMRGRSDKRPLFLDAHQLGPDYFQDQIPFVRQRKAVGHAVRAQYLYAAVADLIRVEDNPGYGIALDSIWQDATFRKQYITGGVGAREDGEAFDQPYILPNDNAYAETCAAIANVFWNHRMFLITGQAKYMDVFERVLYNGLLGGMGIKGDKFFYVNPMSSNGVNDFGKGSAAVRHDWFGTACCPTNISRFIPALPEYIYARNKNQLLINLFAASEVRFKAGDVDVKLSQETNYPWDGAVRINVSPEKTTRFPVGIRIPGWASGTAIPGDLYEYQNKQPAHIRLSVNKKAEKAVVQNGYITLDRNWKKGDIIEISLDMPVRTVVSNSRVNANAGMVAIERGPVLYCAEGHDNQGKAMNISVSKSQIFSPVFQQDMLSGISVLKSSEGNLTLIPYYAWANRGATEMTVWFKEE
- a CDS encoding LEA type 2 family protein, with the translated sequence MRLTRTARNIVIIMLVLLVAGGAFYFYKSKKGNPVSGLKPRVEMGIGHITNITSTTVDLSLDLLIHNPLPMGFDVKEFTYFVQMNGVTIVESEHKEPLLIKSNDSTIITLPSQLNIRKLSNEGEKEAARGEDSASYHFEGLFHLRKPFLGKDTIRLAFDKRMPLYRLPKVKILGYDMEKFRLSESEIVIKLEFTNQNPFTLQFKDPSYAVDLGKQKRLADGNSPGSTKVPGKSSEIYEIPLKINMKDLLKAAGQLIGQGKSLPFTLYFKSRLVSENDVFKNSDVNLIVDGELKDLDKVKKNLGN
- a CDS encoding YciE/YciF ferroxidase family protein gives rise to the protein MKTTTSKATKKVTEADSEKLTELFVDGLKDIYWAEKHLAKALPKMAKASTSEELKTAFEMHTKETEEHASRLEEIFGLIGEKAQAKKCAAMEGLLEEATEIIDSTDKNTMVRDCGLIMAAQKVEHYEIASYGTLRNIARTLGHSDVADMLQVTLDQEGDTDHKLTELAEAYVNEEASAE
- a CDS encoding pyridoxamine 5'-phosphate oxidase family protein, whose translation is MEKNLEDMEGIKKLKEMVKDARICMYTTVQDGIITSRPMTSLDVDDEGNVWFFTSRHTDIGEGMGSQDVTLIYSDPSANNYISVAGTAYQVEDEDKKEKLWNPFAAAWFPEGKNDPDLVMLKVVTDEAAYWDAGSSKMIVFFSMLKAAITGRAPQTGNHGKLNLA
- the tenA gene encoding thiaminase II gives rise to the protein MKFTDHLWAEALPVYTKIQAHPFNQELMAGTLPVEKFKFYIRQDSLYLAEFSKALAVTGTHAGTSQELLDFLQFAQNAILVERALHESYFKEYHIDHQAGMAPGCFAYTHYLLATSTFESYEVAVAALLPCFWIYKKVGDYIYQRQTKPNPYQNWINTYAGESFANSVQKALNTCDRLADQASEITRKQMTEAYVTASRLEYVFWDSAYKLEKWPV
- the thiD gene encoding bifunctional hydroxymethylpyrimidine kinase/phosphomethylpyrimidine kinase codes for the protein MKRYPTVLTIAGSDSGGGAGIQADLKTITALGAYGASAITALTAQNTQGVKDILPIPPEFLALQLEAVFEDITVDAVKIGMVNTIKVAEIIAETLDKYQPPFVVFDPVMVSTSGAKLIRDETIETLWKVLFPRVHLITPNLDEAQILVKRMISSTQGMKLAAEEMVARGCQAVLLKGGHLVAEKLYDILARKGELPITMETDYIHSPNVHGTGCTLSSAIASYAALGVSLAESVFLAKRYVSEAIEAGKDIQTGQGAGPLNHSFSPQKMNTIQ
- the thiE gene encoding thiamine phosphate synthase encodes the protein MDILKAIRLYLVTDEAACRGRDFYQVVEDAARGGVTMVQLREKTLGTRAFIDRGKRLKDILAPYQIPLIINDRVDVALAVDADGVHVGQSDMPYEVLVQMLPPGKIIGLSAEKMQDVTEAENWHISYLAVSPLYATPSKTDTETPWGLNGLQWAKRNSRHPLVVIGGLNIHNTNEAILNGADGIAVISAICSAESPFSAAQALGKAIHSRS